A genomic region of Lates calcarifer isolate ASB-BC8 linkage group LG9, TLL_Latcal_v3, whole genome shotgun sequence contains the following coding sequences:
- the f2rl1.1 gene encoding proteinase-activated receptor 2, whose translation MTCRTRWLQLFLLLCCVQTCLLQKEERGFSGTETNDGVLVNSRANAVLSSGLTTVFLPIIYIIVFVVGLPTNALALWVFLFRSKKKHPSSIYMANLALADLLFVIWVPLKIEYHFNGNNWTYGQGLCKVLVAFFYGNMYCSISFIACISVQRYWAVVHPLSWQQRSSCLAVSVCAAVWVVVWLITIPLYLYDQEVHVRNLNILTCHDVTRPSQTKIAAGYFLTMGTVGFVGPTVVCIISYILMLKALRNSMADPAIAKKRRKAVVLIVTVLVMFLVCFTPSNIMLLVHYILLLGESTNNLYGFYITTLCLASLNSCFDPFIYYFISEDFREHVKNTFLCRSERTVERMRISFSALKYSRKNNTYTSDSDKTQSTDC comes from the exons ATGACTTGTAGGACACGATGGCTTCAGCTGTTCCTGCTTTTATGTTGCGTGCAGACCTGCCTGTTGCAGAAAG AAGAAAGAGGCTTTAGTGGTACGGAGACCAATGATGGGGTGTTGGTCAACTCCCGAGCCAACGCAGTCCTGAGCAGTGGCCTCACAACTGTCTTCCTCCCAATCATCTAcatcattgtgtttgttgtgggGCTCCCCACCAATGCCTTGGCTCTGTGGGTATTCCTCTTCAGGTCCAAGAAGAAGCACCCGTCATCCATCTACATGGCCAACCTGGCTCTGGCTGACCTGCTCTTTGTCATCTGGGTGCCCTTAAAAATAGAGTACCACTTCAACGGCAACAACTGGACCTACGGACAGGGGTTGTGCAAAGTGCTGGTGGCGTTTTTCTATGGCAACATGTACTGCTCCATCTCCTTTATCGCCTGTATAAGTGTCCAGCGTTACTGGGCTGTGGTCCACCCGCTGTCctggcagcagaggagcagctgtctagctgtttctgtctgtgctgcagtctgGGTGGTGGTCTGGCTTATCACCATCCCTCTCTACCTGTATGACCAAGAGGTCCACGTGAGAAACCTCAACATCCTTACCTGCCATGATGTCACCAGGCCCAGCCAGACGAAAATAGCAGCAGGCTACTTCCTGACAATGGGGACAGTGGGGTTTGTTGGTCCCACTGTCGTGTGCATCATATCCTACATCCTCATGCTCAAGGCTCTCAGGAACAGCATGGCAGATCCTGCTATTGCCAAAAAGCGACGGAAGGCTGTGGTCTTGATCGTCACCGTGTTGGTTATGTTTTTAGTGTGCTTCACCCCCAGTAACATCATGTTGCTGGTGCACTACATCCTCCTGTTGGGTGAGTCTACCAACAACTTGTATGGCTTCTACATCACCACCCTGTGCCTGGCGAGTCTTAACAGCTGCTTCGACCCTTTCATTTACTACTTCATCTCTGAGGATTTCAGGGAGCATGTGAAGAACACATTCCTCTGCAGGAGTgagaggacagtggagaggatgAGGATCTCCTTCAGCGCTCTGAAATACTCAAGGAAGAACAACACATATACTTCTGATTCAGACAAGACGCAGAGCACCGACTGCTAG
- the LOC108873765 gene encoding proteinase-activated receptor 1 — MSSVLLKTLLMVLVVTAASAAVNNGTAIGRTFFIFNSVVTSEPIPLDYLSEFVRLENCTSGRVHNVTRNITITNRLTISEEALLFLTGSVSTILIPSFYTLVCVMSLPVNIFAVVAFTRGIRPKKPAAIYMLNLACADLLFAMLLPFKIFYHFGGNNWTFGPLMCRVVTAAFYWNMYCSVLLIACISVDRLLAVVYPIDSLSWRRPRNSIMACVAMWILSLAGSVPLVISNQTVEVSQLNITTCHDVQTEHAMLHLKIYFIILCCTLFFLPLLVTVASYTRVIWSLSRVPSGVIGRSHRRTRALVMALTVLVIFVLCFMPTNCLLLAHYLQLGEGVKIHETPDGSYAAYLVFMCLGSLNCLLDPLVYYFGSSQCQRQLSRALRCQKIPAGISHTSSDSYRSSSRAILRSNCTESSKIHTSVTKMDSHQANLNSQYKKLLV; from the exons ATGTCTTCGGTGCTCCTAAAAACTTTGCTGATGGTTCTGGTGGTGACTGCTGCCTCGGCTGCAGTCAATAACG gCACCGCGATAGGGCggactttttttatttttaactccGTAGTCACCAGTGAACCAATACCCTTGGATTATTTGTCTGAGTTTGTCAGATTGGAGAATTGTACAAGTGGTCGGGTGCATAATGTAACCCGTAATATAACCATCACCAACAGGCTGACGATCTCAGAGGAAGCGCTGCTGTTTCTCACAGGCTCTGTGTCCACCATCCTCATACCTTCTTTCTACACGCTGGTCTGCGTCATGAGCTTGCCAGTCAACATCTTTGCAGTGGTGGCCTTCACTCGGGGGATCAGGCCCAAGAAACCGGCAGCGATCTATATGTTGAATCTGGCCTGTGCCGATCTGCTCTTTGCTATGCTGCTACCCTTCAAGATCTTCTATCACTTTGGTGGCAACAACTGGACATTCGGCCCGCTCATGTGCCGGGTGGTCACTGCAGCGTTTTACTGGAACATGTATTGCTCTGTTCTGCTCATAGCTTGCATCAGTGTGGACCGTCTTCTTGCTGTAGTCTATCCTATTGACTCCCTGTCTTGGAGGAGGCCACGGAACTCAATCATGGCCTGCGTAGCCATGTGGATATTATCCCTTGCTGGCTCAGTGCCCCTCGTCATCTCCAACCAGACTGTTGAAGTAAGTCAGTTGAACATCACCACTTGCCATGATGTCCAGACTGAGCATGCAATGTTGCACCTCAAGATCTACTTTATCATACTGTGCTGCACCCTCTTCTTCCTGCCACTGCTCGTCACAGTGGCGTCCTACACTCGGGTGATCTGGTCACTGAGCCGGGTTCCAAGCGGGGTCATAGGACGTTCCCACAGAAGAACAAGAGCACTGGTGATGGCTTTAACAGTGCTGGTGAtatttgtgctgtgtttcaTGCCCACAAACTGTCTACTGCTAGCACACTACCTGCAATTAGGTGAAGGTGTTAAGATCCACGAGACCCCTGATGGCTCCTACGCAGCATACCtagtgtttatgtgtttgggAAGTCTGAACTGCCTCCTGGATCCCCTGGTCTACTACTTTGGATCATCCCAGTGCCAGAGACAACTATCCAGAGCGTTGAGGTGTCAGAAGATTCCAGCGGGCATCAGTCATACATCATCTGATTCATACAGATCTAGCAGCAGAGCAATTCTGAGATCCAACTGTACAGAAAGCTCCAAAATACACACTTCAGTAACCAAAATGGACTCTCACCAAGCAAATCTCAACAGCCAGTACAAGAAACTACTGGTCTGA
- the LOC108873778 gene encoding proteinase-activated receptor 3 encodes MGKHLLFFLLFALSISSTFQKKERRDAVPGPRTFKGSVVTETDVQNGTKAPNSSHSPPKLQPLSNSTRGYLDGPLSTLVIPIIYMLVVTVGIPANIGILCTLASKIRKVSSAILYCSLAVSDLFLLLSLFFKAHYHFRGNRWDLGEAACRVVTACFYGNLYCSAVTLACISIKRYLAVVHPFMYKTLPKRTCAAWVTLAIWVVFGVAAVPELLVQQSYHLLQLDRITCHDVLPLDNHSHSFLLYYNLILTILCLLVPLVVTALCYTRIICELNQSNYDWVMYIKASSLVFVIFLVCFVPAGILHFLHYVQLFVDGTENLYMYFKVAVCLCCVHACLDPFLFLLMSKSSGSSGYLRGFKVKTLSISV; translated from the exons ATGGGAAAacatcttctcttttttctcctttttgctCTGAGTATAAGCAGTACATTTCAAAAAAAAG AGAGAAGGGATGCTGTCCCTGGGCCTAGAACATTTAAAGGGAGCGTAGTCACTGAGACAGATGTCCAAAATGGAACTAAAGCTCCCAATTCATCTCATTCCCCTCCAAAACTGCAGCCACTAAGCAACAGCACCAGAGGATACCTTGACGGCCCCCTCAGCACCCTGGTCATCCCCATTATTTATATGTTGGTGGTTACTGTCGGGATCCCAGCCAACATTGGCATCTTGTGCACACTGGCCTCTAAAATAAGGAAGGTGTCCTCTGCCATCCTGTACTGCAGCCTGGCTGTCTCCgacctcttccttctcctctccctcttcttcaaGGCTCACTACCATTTCCGTGGAAACCGCTGGGATCTCGGAGAGGCTGCCTGTCGAGTAGTCACAGCCTGTTTCTATGGCAACCTCTACTGCTCGGCCGTGACGCTGGCTTGCATCAGCATCAAGCGCTACCTGGCTGTGGTGCACCCGTTCATGTACAAAACTCTCCCCAAGAGGACGTGCGCTGCCTGGGTCACACTGGCCATATGGGTGGTGTTTGGGGTGGCCGCTGTCCCAGAGCTCCTCGTCCAGCAGAGCTATCATCTCCTTCAGCTGGACCGCATCACCTGCCATGATGTCCTGCCCCTGGACAATCACTCTCATAGCTTCCTGCTCTACTACAACCTGATCCTGACCATCCTCTGCCTCCTGGTGCCACTGGTGGTCACTGCTTTGTGCTACACCAGGATCATCTGTGAGCTCAACCAGTCAAATTACGACTGGGTGATGTACATCAAGGCCAGCTCACTGGTGTTTGTTATCTTTCTGGTGTGTTTTGTCCCCGCTGGGATCCTGCACTTCCTCCATTATGTGCAACTGTTTGTGGATGGAACAGAGAACTTGTACATGTACTTTAAAGTGGCGGTGTGTTTGTGCTGCGTCCATGCCTGTCTGGaccctttcctctttctcctcatgtCCAAGTCCTCAGGCTCCAGTGGATACCTCAGGGGCTTTAAAGTCAAGACCTTGAGCATATCTGTCTAA